From Styela clava chromosome 6, kaStyClav1.hap1.2, whole genome shotgun sequence, one genomic window encodes:
- the LOC120331209 gene encoding 2-aminoethylphosphonate--pyruvate transaminase-like, with product MDKMRKLFTPGPLGISMRVRQQMLRDIGSREPEFIETIRFVRKKLLEIANVGDEVFTVVPMQGSGTFALESAFTTTIPRNDGKVLILDNGSYGKRLMKICQTSSIQTEIMSVPEALNFSIEDITKRLESDQFSHLAMVHCETSTGAINPIEEIGTAVKAVSPDTIFMVDSMSGFVGIPMNLDNIDVMVTSTNKCMQGAPGFAYCFLKKELLNRCKGNSRSLSLDLFDQYEALEKTGQFRFTIPTHVMLAFAEAIRELEDEGGVIQRAKRYKENAEILRREMQQMGFLTLLDHSDHQLSYIITSFHYPKHKNFNFDIFYNKLYEKGSVIYPGKVTIANCFRIGTIGDIWPDDIKKLLSDIKETMQEMEIDLPIKNV from the exons ATGGATAAAATGCGGAAATTATTTACTCCTGGACCTCTGGGCATCAGCATGCGTGTGAGACAACAAATGCTTCGAGACATTGGTTCAAGAGAACCTGAATTTATAGAAACGATCAG GTTTGTTCGTAAAAAGCTGTTGGAAATTGCCAATGTGGGAGACGAGGTATTTACAGTGGTGCCAATGCAAGGCAGTGGAACATTTGCACTCGAAAGCGCATTCACCACTACCATTCCTCGGAATGACGGAAag gTTCTTATACTTGACAATGGTTCATACGGAAAACGACTGATGAAAATTTGCCAAACTTCGTCGATTCAAACTGAGATAATGTCAGTTCCCGAAGCACTAAATTTCAGTATCGAAGACATTACCAAAAGATTGGAATCAGACCAATTTTCCCATCTGGCTATGGTCCACTGTGAGACGAGTACTGGTGCCATAAACCCCATTGAAGAAATAGGCACTGCAGTGAAGGCAGTCAGTCCAG ATACAATATTCATGGTGGATTCAATGAGCGGTTTTGTGGGAATACCTATGAATCTTGATAACATAGATGTGATGGTAACCAGTACTAATAAATGCATGCAAGGAGCACCTGGCTTTGCATATTGTTTTCTGAAAAAAGAGCTACTAAACAG ATGCAAGGGAAATTCCAGGAGTCTGTCATTAGATCTCTTCGATCAATATGAAGCACTCGAGAAGACTGGTCAATTCAGATTCACTATTCCTACTCATGTAATGTTGGCGTTTGCAGAAGCAATAAGAGAACTAGAAGACGAAGGAGGAGTAATTCAGAGAGCAAAACG ATACAAAGAAAATGCCGAAATTCTGCGACGAGAAATGCAACAGATGGGATTCCTTACACTGTTAGATCACTCAGATCATCAGTTGAGCTACATCATTACTTCTTTCCACTATCCGAAGCATAAGAACTTCAATTTTGACATTTTCTACAATAAGCTATACGAAAAGG GTTCGGTCATCTACCCTGGGAAAGTGACTATCGCAAATTGTTTCAGAATTGGTACAATTGGAGACATTTGGCCAGATGACATTAAAAAGTTATTGAGCGATATCAAAGAAACTATGCAAGAAATGGAAATTGATTTACCTATTAAAAATGTATAA
- the LOC120331179 gene encoding receptor-type tyrosine-protein phosphatase eta-like, which translates to MFVLNFGKYYTVNIITTYEEIDTEKVRRSDTLRTFYSRPDKPTIKVLKHDGKVSVGWTMVDGADGFHLQIQEVRSGRMILQMEGGRGFIEYKVESSHFIVGRYYRFSVTAITKDKKIRLNAVEKLMGDQLVPRQAIATLNTIKPCNSVDITWESPEKEPFRYKVLSTDGKHVMKHIKTNSCVVTGLQSGSRYRFNVIAIFEDGTESDPCSTDEIVTDPRPTTLENLQLRINEDRPHSSIMASWNRSENATTYKISVKTTNFLLEYTTDKTCHTLENLDSDTKYEICVSPGNSEGYGRQASSEITTELNPPDDASVTCSCHDCVDVSFVHNHTGTCQYEISLCKAENDEVVNQKKTSEIKCDFHNLEGNTEYYATVRSIKDAKSSRSEKSKNILTVPKKIMGLKCIQDDERPSLDVEIQWESEYPSMQYEVEVQTDQIIERLFLVADAKNCKYRCLKEGNLYSVRVRGKNKTGYSEWSNTSDILLGASPSKF; encoded by the exons ATGTTTGTGCTAAATTTCGGGAAATATTACACCGTAAACATAATAACTACATACGAAGAGATTGATACGGAAAAAGTGAGAAGATCGGATACATTAAGAACGTTTTATTCGA GACCAGATAAACCCACGATCaaagttttaaaacacgatgggAAAGTTTCTGTAGGATGGACAATGGTTGATGGAGCTGATGGATTTCATCTTCAAATTCAAGAAGTTCGTTCAGGCCGAATGATACTACAAATGGAAGGAGGGCGGGGTTTCATCGAGTATAAAGTAGAATCTTCCCATTTTATTGTTGGCAGATATTACAGATTCTCTGTCACGGCGATAACAAAAGACAAGAAAATAAGATTAAACGCTGTCGAAAAGCTAATGG GTGATCAACTGGTACCAAGACAAGCGATAGCGACATTGAATACGATTAAGCCTTGCAATTCTGTTGATATAACTTGGGAAAGTCCAGAAAAAGAACCATTTCGTTACAAAGTGTTATCTACAGACGGAAAACATGTAATGAagcatataaaaacaaatagttGTGTTGTAACTGGATTGCAGAGTGGATCAAGATATAGATTTAATGTTATAGCAATATTTGAAGATGGGACGGAAAGTGATCCATGTTCGACAGACGAAATAGTCACCGATCCTA GGCCAACAACCTTAGAAAACTTGCAGTTGCGGATAAATGAAGACAGACCGCATTCATCAATCATGGCGTCTTGGAATCGCTCAGAAAATGCAACTACCTATAAAATTTCGGTTAAAACAACGAATTTCTTATTGGAATATACCACTGATAAAACTTGCCACACGCTGGAGAATCTGGATTCTGATACAAAGTATGAAATATGTGTTTCACCGGGCAACAGTGAAGGATACGGAAGACAGGCATCTTCAGAAATTACAACAG AATTGAACCCGCCAGATGACGCCAGCGTGACGTGCAGTTGTCACGATTGTGTTGATGTATCATTTGTTCACAATCATACTGGAACATGTCAATATGAAATTTCTCTATGCAAAGCAGAAAATGACGAAGTAGTGAATCAGAAAAAAACAAGTGAAATTAAATGTGATTTTCATAACCTTGAAGGCAACACGGAATATTATGCAACCGTGCGCAGCATTAAAGATGCTAAATCGAGTCGCAGTGAgaagtcaaaaaatatattgacag TGCCAAAGAAGATAATGGGATTAAAATGCATACAGGATGACGAACGACCTTCACTTGACGTTGAAATACAATGGGAATCAGAATACCCATCAATGCAATACGAAGTAGAGGTGCAAACCGATCAAATAATTGAAAGATTATTTTTAGTTGCCGACGCGAAGAACTGCAAATACAGATGTCTTAAGGAAGGGAATTTATATTCAGTGAGAGTAAGGGGAAAGAATAAAACGGGATATAGCGAGTGGTCAAATACCTCTGACATACTGTTAGGAGCCTCACCAAGTAAATTTTAG
- the LOC144424461 gene encoding uncharacterized protein LOC144424461, producing MSVSLTLRSVIQTIENSWSHETISFNWPKTVGIKHYTLLVRNVANKNHMLINKNFPDNITQYRHKMEGSLRYGQTCEFSIMITGPNNEIKHSPWQIFTIGGDRVPRNPSASVNSECPERSIKVVWVSSVKTPEYYTVKAIPSRGKIVTQTCQQPPFIFHGLKSNTPYVFKVSAVFLEDDGTIKEEVGSKTDAVSTYPKRGAMSEHF from the exons ATGTCTGTATCGCTAACACTGCGAAGTGTCATACAAA CCATCGAAAATTCATGGAGCCACGAAACAATATCCTTCAACTGGCCCAAGACTGTTGGCATCAAGCATTACACACTGCTGGTCAGGAATGTAGCCAACAAAAATCATATGCTGATTAATAAAAATTTCCCGGACAATATAACTCAATACCGACATAAGATGGAAGGAAGCTTGAGATATGGCCAAACGTGCGAATTTAGCATTATGATAACGGGACCTAATAATGAGATAAAGCATAGTCCTTGGCAAATTTTTACAATTG GTGGAGATAGAGTTCCTAGGAATCCGTCCGCATCTGTAAACAGCGAGTGCCCAGAAAGAAGCATTAAAGTTGTTTGGGTCTCTTCGGTAAAGACTCCAGAATATTACACCGTTAAAGCCATTCCATCACGAGGAAAAATTGTGACACAAACTTGTCAACAACCGCCGTTTATTTTTCATGGTTTAAAATCAAATACTCCCTACGTATTTAAAGTTTCCGCAGTTTTTCTTGAAGATGATGGTACCATCAAAGAAGAAGTTGGAAGTAAAACTGACGCAGTGAGCACATATCCAA AACGAGGAGCGATGTCAGAACATTTTTGA